In Rhineura floridana isolate rRhiFlo1 chromosome 6, rRhiFlo1.hap2, whole genome shotgun sequence, one genomic interval encodes:
- the LOC133386499 gene encoding COMM domain-containing protein 7-like — MCWWSNSGAERFLAQLSEFAIVNKLSPGPLKNIVKSLLLVPNGALKRILSAEQVRADLITLGLSEEKAGYFAEQWKEKSPTLTLLAVGQTLMINQLIDMEWKFGVTAGSSELGKAGSNFMQVGLY; from the exons ATGTGCTGGTGGAGCAATTCCGGG GCTGAAAGGTTTCTAGCTCAGCTCTCTGAATTTGCTATCGTCAATAAACTCAGCCCGGGCCCTTTGAAGAACATTGTCAAAAGCCTCCTCTTGGTGCCAAACG GTGCCCTAAAGAGGATTCTCTCAGCAGAGCAGGTCAGAGCAGATCTTATCACTCTAG GGCTGAGTGAAGAAAAAGCCGGCTATTTTGCCGAA CAATGGAAGGAGAAGTCTCCCACgctaa ctctccTGGCTGTGGGGCAAACTCTGATGATTAACCAGCTCATAGACATGGAGTGGAAGTTTGGAG TTACTGCTGGAAGCAGCGAACTGGGGAAGGCAGGAAGCAACTTCATGCAGGTGGGTCTCTATTAA